Genomic segment of Streptococcus pneumoniae:
AAATCCGGACAACGCTCGGGACCTACGTATTACCGCGGCTGCTGGCACGTAGTTAGCCGTCCCTTTCTGGTAAGATACCGTCACTTAGCAGATTTTCCACTCCCACTAACATTCTTCTCTTACAACAGAGCTTTACGATCCGAAAACCTTCTTCACTCACGCGGCGTTGCTCGGTCAGGGTTGCCCCCATTGCCGAAGATTCCCTACTGCTGCCTCCCGTAGGAGTCTGGGCCGTGTCTCAGTCCCAGTGTGGCCGATCACCCTCTCAGGTCGGCTATGTATCGTCGCCTTGGTGAGCCGTTACCCCACCAACTAGCTAATACAACGCAGGTCCATCTGGTAGTGATGCAATTGCATCTTTCAAATGCTTACCATGCAGTAAGCACTGTTATGCGGTATTAGCTATCGTTTCCAATAGTTATCCCCCGCTACCAGGCAGGTTACCTACGCGTTACTCACCCGTTCGCAACTCCTCCGCTCGGTGCAAGCACCAAGCTTCAGCGTTCTACTTGCATGTATTAGGCACGCCGCCAGCGTTCGTCCTGAGCCAGGATCAAACTCTCATATAAAGTTTGAGCTCTCACTCATGTTCTGTCTCGCTGACAGATTTATTGTTTCTTGTGTTTGACTGACTGAGTCTCCTCAGTCGCCCTGCACATTGGTTCGTCTTGTTCAGTTTTCAAAGGTCTTTGTCGCTCTCTCGCGACAACCATCTTAGTATATCACCTATCCATTTCTTTGTCAACACTTTTTTTCGTTTTTTTTGATTTTTTTATTACTTTTTTTAATCTTGTTTTTCTGCATCTTCTATTTTTGCCTAGTTTACAATAAAATAACTACCCCTAGTGATTTCTCTCGTTTCTTTCATTCAACTATAAAAAAGAACTTCCTAATAGAAGTTCTTGACTGCTTTACTTACTAAGCTCTGTGATAAAGCCTTTTAACTGTTCCTTCGTATGGACGCCTGCCACTTGTTTGACTACTTCGCCGTCTTTTTTAAACAATAGGGTAGGGATTGACATGATCCCATACTCCCGGGCGGATGGTTGCACCGTTTCCTTGCTACTGAACTAGAAATGATCAATTTGTAAATCGTAGCAGATAACCATTGGGGTCTTGTAGGAGAAACTCGATTTGTTCCTTTTGAATCCTTCGATAGAGTTCTTCCACCTGGTCGCAAGCGATTGAAAAATTAATGCCCTGCCCTAAGGGATATTCTAATGCACCAATGTTCCAACCGTCATCGTGGATTTGCTCAAACATGAACTGACTATCCTCAAACGACATATAGTTGTTTAGTTTTGATTTAGTACTAGGCAACGAGTCGCAGGCATAACTGGGGTTAGGCAAGACGAGTTAACGACGTAATAGATTAAAACTAAATGACTATAAAAGCAAACTTATCTTCTATTCGCTCATACTCTAGTGTAAAGCCTAGTCTTTCATAAAAAATCTTTTGTTTGTGTAATATCAAAGACAGACAATTCCGGAATAAGTTTATTGAAATGCATGGCAAGTTCTCCATATGCTTAAAAGCATCTACTGCTAGTCATTACTTAAAAGTCACGATGGTAGCGCCACTTCCTCCAGCATTTTGAGGTGCATAGCCGAATTCTTTAACCTGTTTATTGCGACGGAGATATTTGGTCACTCCCTCACGGATGACACCTGTTCCGATACCGTGGATAATATCGACTTGCGCCATATTATTAAGCAAGGCTTGATCGATAAAGGCATCTAATTCTTCCATTGCTTCTTCGTAGCGTTTTCCTCGAAGATCTAAGCGGGCACTCGGTCCTCGACCGCTGGTACGTTTGACAACATTGATCTGTTTTTTCTTAGGTGTTTCTTCTTTTTCTACTTTAACGAGGTCAAACTCTTTTTCGTCTAACCTCATCTTAATCAAACCAACTTGGGCTTCCCAACGTCCGTCTTTGAGTTGTTTAACAAGGCTACCGCGTTGACCATAGCTGGTCACAACAATCGCGTCTCCAACTCGTGGTTGACGTTTTTTCTTGGCTTGTTTTAAAACCTTATTTTTCGATAAATCCACCACTTCTGGCGCTAGCTTTTTCAGCTGGCTTTTGGCTTCAATGATTTCATGAGGTTTGAGACTTGCTTTCTGATGAAGATTTTGCAAGATACTGTCACTTTCAGCCAAAGCCATATCTACGATTTCCTTCGCTTCTAAGCGTGCTTTATTTAGCTCCGTTTCTTTTTCTCGGTTTAATTCGTGGTAAAGTTTTTTAAGCACACGATTAAATTTGAGATTATCTTGCTCTACTTCACGGATATGATCCAAGCGTTTACGACTTTCCAAGGTTTGCTCTTCGAGCTGCTCAATAATGCGATTGACATCATTATCAGTATCCGTCATACCTTCTGCCTCACGGACAATGAGATCCATCAAGCCCAAGCGTCTAGCAATCTCAAAGGCATTACTACGACCAGGAACTCCCTGCATAAAACGATAAGTCGGACGCAAGCTATCCGTGTCAAATTCCATGCTGGCATTTTGCACCCCTTCGGTCTCAATCCCATAAGCTTTCAACTCAGGATAGTGGGTTGTCGCCATGGTTTTAATCCCTCGAAGTCGTAAATCTTCCAAGATAGCAATGGCTAATGCTGCCCCTTCTTGTGGATCGGTTCCTGCTCCTAACTCATCAAATAAGACTAGGGATTGCCCATTTACTCGCTCCAAGATGGAAACGATATTGGTCATATGGCTTGAGAAGGTCGATAAACTTTGCTCAATCGACTGCTCATCTCCAATATCTGCAAAAACTTGATGGAAAACTCCAATCCGGCTCCCCTTATCTGCCAAAATAGGTAGACCAGCCTGTCCCATCAACTGCGCCAAGCCAAGGGTCTTTAGCATAATGGTTTTTCCACCTGTATTGGGTCCTGTGATGACCAGCGCTGTTAAGTTTTCACCAAAATACAGGTCATTTGCCACAGCGTTTTCCACCAAGGGATGACGGACATTGAGAAGTTGCACATCTTGCTGCCTAGACAGATTAGGAACCACTGCTTGATAGTCTTGCAAAAATCGAACCTTGGCACTGGTCAAGTCTAAATGTCCAATAATCCAAGCGTTATTAGCAATTTCTTGAGCATAAGGACGAATCATGCTAGACAATTCTTCTAAAATACGCAAAATCTCATAGCGTTCATCCGCTTTATGACTAGCAATTTCTTCATTCAAATTGACCACAGCCCGTGGTTCGATATAAACCGTGTTTCCACTGGCTGAAATATCATGCACGACCCCTGCAATCCGATTGCGATAGGTATTTTTAACAGGCAAGACATTTCGACCATTCCGGCTTGCGACAACCTGATCCGCCAGCATATCGCCTTTGTGTTTAAGAATGTCTTGCAAAATCTCTCGCACTTGGTGCTCATTTTCCTGAATGTTTCTACGAATGCGGGCTAGGTTGTCACTGGCAAAGCTTTCTACAAAACCACCATCGTTAATGGCCTGCAAACTCCCTTGGATCGTCGGAAAATCCACTAGATTTTCAAACAAACGAGATAAACGTTCCAAGCGAACATTTTCTAATTCTCCATAAAACTGAACCAGCTCATGACTGACAGCTAATAAACGCTTAAGAACTAGAAATTCTTCAATGTTTAAATCACTTTCTAACTCCAAGCGTTTCGTAATCGCCGAAACATCCTCTGTGGCTCCCAAGGCAAAATGAGGTTCTTCTACAAAAATCGCCTGCATTTCTTGCATTTCTAAAAAGGCTGTTTCAATTTTTTCCGCCTTATCGGTCGGCATAAGCTCAATAAGCTCCCTTTGCCCCTGCTCTGTTACCAAATAGGGGATAAACAAATCCTTGACTTTTTGAAATTCCAAGGTTTCTAATATTTTTTGATTCATCTTTTTTCCTCTTTTTATGTAAAGAAACTCAGCTAGCTACCCAACTGAGTTGTCCTTTATCCGATTATCTTTGTCACCCAAAGCGTCTTTAAGAGATTGCTTGTAATAGGGACATGGTTGATGAGAAATCGCACTAAACTACTAGCATTCAAATGGTTTTGAATCGTTCCCATCGGAACTGTCGCTAAAATTGTCAGCACCATTTGTAAACCAAACAGGGTCACACAAACGGAACAAACACCTGCAAGGAGATTAAACTTTTTATCATCTAAATAATTCAAGGGCAACACATGCAGGAAAATTCCCACAAAACGCCCAACGGTATAAACCACTGTATAAATCAGCAAAAAGGCTATCCCTGCATAAAAGACCTGATCCAACTCAAACAGCTGTTGACTAGAAAAGAAATAGGTCGTTGCTCCTTCTTGAGCATTGGCATAAGGGACTAAGAGACTGATTGTTTTTGACAAGGTTTGATAAGATTGGCTAGCGATCATCACAGCCACCACAGCAAGTAGGGTATAAAATCCTTGTAGAATCAAACCCCTACTATATCCGATATAAAAACTCCAAGTCAAACAAATGAGTAAAAGAATTGAAATCATTGCTCGACCTCGTCTTCACTCGCTTGTTTTTGTGTGTTTTTGACAACTTTTTTACGCAGAATTTCCAATTCTTGCTCTAAGTCATCGACTGCAATTTCTCTCTCCAGCTGCGTAGACAGACTGTTTACAGCTAATAAAATAGCTAATGTTTCGTCATCTGCCATCGGCATGCTTTCTTTGAGAGCTGCGTATTTCTCTGTTGCGACTTTTTCGACCTCTTCCATAAACAAATTATCATGCTCGGTTGTTAAGGTTAATGTCTTGTTTCCAAATGTAAATTTGTATCGATTTAGATTTGCCATAAAATTTACCTCAAGACATTATACCAAAAAGAGGAGATTTTGTCAGTTTTTATAGTAATTTCAGTGTTTTTTATAGCTTTTATGATTATAATGTCCACCCTCACCCAAGCAGTCTATTATTTTTTAAAATATAGCGGAATACAGGCGGTTACGCTATATTGTTTTTCCGATGAAGCGGCAATAAATTTCGATGTTCATTTTTCGACCTCTTCCTTTACTGGTTGATGGATGATAATCTTATCGATTAATTCATTGAGAATTCTTGGTGTCAATTTAGATAGTGTCGTGTAATCTTCAATCACTTTCGTAAATTTTTCAATCTCCTTATTGTACTCCATTTCTTGACGTAAGATAGTCTAAAATGTTTAAAATCTATTTATTCCAAACGAAAAGCAGGCACACCGCCTGCTTTTCGTTTGTTCACATCTTAACTTCTCGTACTTGTAAAACAAAGACTTTTTCATTTGCCAAACAATCTAACCAATATTGTCTGTCTTGTTCGGCTTCGCTTTGGTACAGTTTCATCCAATAGATTTCGGCTTGTTTAAAATTTACAAACGAGTAAGAATAAGTTAATGCCGAATGCTCGCCGACAGGAAAGACAACTTCGAAAGTACTTTTTTCGAAAATATAGTCCAGCGATTCGATATTAGATACCAGTTCGCTAATTGCGGCTAATTGGCAATTTCCCGTTTTGAGTAAATGGAAAGTCTCTTGTTTCATTTCGAAATTCTCCATATTTTCATGCTTGTTTTGCTTTAATTTTTCGGACATATTTTTCCTCCTTATCTGTTAACAGTGACATCATAGCTCTCTTTGGCTAAATAGTCCAATAGTTTAAAAGATTTTTATTACATTTTAGGAAATAAAAAATAGTGCCGAATTGTCAAGTTAAGTGCAACAGTGTGTATCTGATGTAAAGTTGAGTTTGGTATTAGGCTGCTTGGGCTATCCCAAGCAGAGTTTTGGCAGACTGATAGCCTAATAATCTTCTTGGTCTCTGGTTGATGGCTGAGGTAGTCGTAGCTAAGCTCTCAGCTGTGATGGATTTGATGGGGTACTCCTTAAGGAGTTGAGACACGGCTTCGTTCACATACTCCGCCTTCTTCCCAGCCAGATAGACGGTGATCGCGTAGCGTGTCTTGCGTTCAACCAGGGTCAGGATAGATGGCTCTCCAGCTGTTTTCAATCCAAGGACAGAGTCAATCTCCCAATGTCCAAACTCAGAACGATTATTGATTTCTTCTAGGCGTTCCTCAATGGAAGTCCCCAAATGCTTCTTAGTTGATGTACGCTTCTTGACCTTTGGTTTTAGTCGCATGGCACGAGGTAAGTCAATAGGCTTAACTGCCAGTAATCCTTGATGAATATAGGTGTACATGGTTTTAGTGCTGGGAACTAGCTCATCAGGATTGTCCTGCTTATAGGCATGAATAAAGGTATCGACACTATGAATTCTTGGCTTAGCCAACATGGCCTCCGTAAAGGCGGTTAGGAAAGACTCTGAGACCTTTTCAAGTTTCAGACAGTAAACAGCCTCCCGCCTCTTTTCAGCCAGATTTTGGGCTGTCTCATCGAAATAGTCCTGAAAATAAACGAGTTTACCATTGACTTTCTTGACTTGCTGGACAGAGCCTCGCTTAATCTCGCGTGAGATGCTGGAACGGTGAACGCCTATTCTACGAGCAATCTCAGCCATGGAATGACCATCAGACAACCAAGCCTGAATTTTCCCTCTCTGACCTGCTGTCAGATGCGTATAAGAACGTTTTGTGGTACAATCAGTAGTGGACATGTTTATCTATCTTTCTATACTTTGTTTAGCAACTTTAGTATATCAGATAAACATGTCTTTTTCTGTTGCTCTTCATTTTACAACGGGGGAATAAAAAATAGTGAGCACAATCGCTATTTTATGGGATTATGGGTGGATATTAAATATTTTTAATTTTTACTGCTGTCAGACTCGTCCACATATTGAAACTACCTTTTCATTTCATCGAAATGAACTTTATCAATATCTTCAATGAATCTCATTAGAGTTTTACTATTCTCGATAATTTCCTCAGATTTAATTGGTCGATGTGATAAGACATTGATAAAAGTCAACAAAGCTCCTAGCCTGCGTTTAAAATTATTACCAACTTCCTTCCCAGTTGCATTTTGATATATTTCTTGAATTTCATTTTGATTATTTCGTTGTGGTAGAAGACCAGGTTTCTTGAAATATAAAAACTCTTCAAAAATTCTTCTCATACTGTTGGCAGCATGGTAAGTATCGCAAGAATCAAGCTCATTTGTTTTTTTGTCTTTTAATTGATAGATCTCTAAGAATAGCTTCTTGTATGGGGTGATATTTTGTTGGCAAGTTCGAATTTCACTATGAAAATCCTTATCTGGATTTTTGAAAACTTCAAAAAGTCCATATTTATCATTATTCACTTTAATACCGTATGTTATTTGACAAAAATCATCCCAAGAATGGGTAAGTAAAAAAAGTTGAATATTATCCTCGGAAAGAATTTTTTTCATCATTTCCAAAACATAAAATCTATTAGTTTCATCTAAGCTAGATATAGGATCGTCTATTACTACTAATTCAAGGTCATCTTTTAATTCTTTTTGCTCACTATCCTTATATAGTTCAAAATAGAAATATAGTAATGCTAACAGATTTTTTTCACCCTCACTTATATTTGAAATTGATAAATTAATATTATCTAATGAATGTTTTAGATAATAATTATTATTTTCTAATATAAGCTCTATCTGGATTCCGAGGCTGGTTAGAATTTCATTCAAAAATTCCATGAAATCCTTATATTCGGACTGGCTCTCTTCAAGTTTTCGGATTTCTTCATTATATTTTTTATTACTTTCCTTAGTTGATTCTATTTTTTTCTCGCTCTCTTGAATTTCTTCTAAATTTTTTTGAATATCTGAGTCTTCAATAGCAATAGCGATAGATCCTTTTGCAAGCTTTTCGACATTACTTATAGTGATATTAATTTCATTTATTTTGTCGTTGCGAGTTTTAGTTATAGTACTATTAACCTGTTCGACTTCTGTCTCAAAATCTAGTATGTGATTTTTTAGTGAGATAGATAAGTTCATATTTGAAATTTTTTCATCAATTTTTTCAATAATTGTGTCTATGTCGTGAAGCTGCTTGAAACTAAATAATCTATTAATTTCATCTTGCCCCATTTCAATGATAGTTAAGGTCATCTTCTTTGATTTTGCTTGAGTGACTAACTCCTTGTTGTCACTTAATGTATCTTTTATTTTTTCAAGTCTTGATATATCCTTCCGTTTAGAGTTCTGTTGATATGTTTTGATTCTATTTTTAACATCTTGCAAATTCAAAGTATTGTGACAGAATTTGCATTTTGATTCAGCTTTGTTGTGTAATTCTATACCTTTTTCAAGCCACTTTATTACTTCGGAGGTTGTTGGCATATCATCTGTAAGTGGATATTGCTTATTTAGGGATTTTTCTAAAAAATCTAAGTCATCTTGAGGAATCTTTGTAATGTTTAAATTTGGAAGCTCAGCATTGATTATCTTGTTTCTATCATTCTCAAGTTTTTTAATATCTGCAGAAAAATTTTTAATATATTCTCGGTTTGAATTTATTTTTAAAGCTGAATCTAAATCACTTTTATATTGTTGTAATATTTCTTCAATAGTAAATTTGGACTGCTTTCGCTTTATATTTGCTTTTCCTTTTTTTGAATCATGAATCTTATCAATGTGTTCACGGAGTAGGTCTCTGCTTTTGCTACATTGTTTTTCGTCAATGTGTACATCTATAATTTTAGATTTTATTTTTACGATTTTTTCAGCAATATCTGCATCATTTTTACTGAATGAAATCTTCACCCCTTTAATTAGAGAGTCATCGTCATTAAGAAGAAGTGTATTAGAAACATAGTCAGCATTAAAGAATCGAAATGAAGTTTCGGAAGCTCCGCTGTCTTTATAGGTATTGATAATACCATTTGATAAAGAACTTTTCCCTCGACCATTATAGCCAAATATAACGTTCTTATTTTTGAAAAAATTAGGCGGTGTGGAGTAATCTTTAAACGATTTTAAGTTAAGGTTTTTAATTTGTTCAATCATATATAGTCCTTCTTTTCTCTCTTTTAATGAGTATATTATATCATATTATTCTTCCTGTAGAGTTGCATAGTAATTTAACAAATAAAAAGGTTAAAAGTACCTTTGGATAATGCTTTTAGCCGAGATATAGATGGTTTATATTATCTCGTATACTTGGACTGCTGGGCAAGATATGATATAATAGAGGGCATGAATAGTATCAGCCTTACACCGAGTGAAGAAACTATTAAGCAATTTGTGAGTAAACACCAAGCTAATCTTGCAAATAGTAACAATCAATATATTCGCTATTTTTTTAGACTGAATCAAGCAACCGTCTCCATCTATACTTCTGGTAAAGTTCTAATCCAAGGAGCAGGGGCTAAAGCTATTGCCCAAGACTTTGGCTATCAGGCTCCTGAAACAAAAGAAGTGATCTACCATCAAAATCTTCCATTAATAGGAACAGATGAAGTTGGAAACGGTTCTTACTTTGGTGGCTTAGCTGTCGTGGCTTCCTTTGTCACACCTGAGCAACACCCTTTTTTGAGAAAATTAGGGGTAGGAGATTCGAAAACTCTGACAGATATAAAAATCAGACAGCTAGCACCACTTTTGAAAAAGGAGATTCAGCACCAAGCCCTTCTCCTTCATCCTAAAAAGTACAATGAGGTGATTGAGTCAGGTTACAATGCTGTCTCTGTCAAGGTGGCGCTTCACAACCAAGCCATCTATCTATTACTCAATCAAGGAGTGAGTCCTCAAAAGATTGTCATCGATGCTTTTACCAGTCAGAAAAACTAT
This window contains:
- a CDS encoding CvpA family protein, translated to MISILLLICLTWSFYIGYSRGLILQGFYTLLAVVAVMIASQSYQTLSKTISLLVPYANAQEGATTYFFSSQQLFELDQVFYAGIAFLLIYTVVYTVGRFVGIFLHVLPLNYLDDKKFNLLAGVCSVCVTLFGLQMVLTILATVPMGTIQNHLNASSLVRFLINHVPITSNLLKTLWVTKIIG
- the rnhC gene encoding ribonuclease HIII encodes the protein MNSISLTPSEETIKQFVSKHQANLANSNNQYIRYFFRLNQATVSIYTSGKVLIQGAGAKAIAQDFGYQAPETKEVIYHQNLPLIGTDEVGNGSYFGGLAVVASFVTPEQHPFLRKLGVGDSKTLTDIKIRQLAPLLKKEIQHQALLLHPKKYNEVIESGYNAVSVKVALHNQAIYLLLNQGVSPQKIVIDAFTSQKNYEKYLKNERNHFKNPISLEEKAEGKYLAVAVSSILARDLFLENLEQLSQELGYTLPSGAGSKSDQVAKQILAAYGMAGLAQSAKLHFKNTEKAKKLLER
- a CDS encoding DUF4368 domain-containing protein produces the protein MEYNKEIEKFTKVIEDYTTLSKLTPRILNELIDKIIIHQPVKEEVEK
- a CDS encoding endonuclease MutS2, with the protein product MNQKILETLEFQKVKDLFIPYLVTEQGQRELIELMPTDKAEKIETAFLEMQEMQAIFVEEPHFALGATEDVSAITKRLELESDLNIEEFLVLKRLLAVSHELVQFYGELENVRLERLSRLFENLVDFPTIQGSLQAINDGGFVESFASDNLARIRRNIQENEHQVREILQDILKHKGDMLADQVVASRNGRNVLPVKNTYRNRIAGVVHDISASGNTVYIEPRAVVNLNEEIASHKADERYEILRILEELSSMIRPYAQEIANNAWIIGHLDLTSAKVRFLQDYQAVVPNLSRQQDVQLLNVRHPLVENAVANDLYFGENLTALVITGPNTGGKTIMLKTLGLAQLMGQAGLPILADKGSRIGVFHQVFADIGDEQSIEQSLSTFSSHMTNIVSILERVNGQSLVLFDELGAGTDPQEGAALAIAILEDLRLRGIKTMATTHYPELKAYGIETEGVQNASMEFDTDSLRPTYRFMQGVPGRSNAFEIARRLGLMDLIVREAEGMTDTDNDVNRIIEQLEEQTLESRKRLDHIREVEQDNLKFNRVLKKLYHELNREKETELNKARLEAKEIVDMALAESDSILQNLHQKASLKPHEIIEAKSQLKKLAPEVVDLSKNKVLKQAKKKRQPRVGDAIVVTSYGQRGSLVKQLKDGRWEAQVGLIKMRLDEKEFDLVKVEKEETPKKKQINVVKRTSGRGPSARLDLRGKRYEEAMEELDAFIDQALLNNMAQVDIIHGIGTGVIREGVTKYLRRNKQVKEFGYAPQNAGGSGATIVTFK
- a CDS encoding AAA family ATPase: MIEQIKNLNLKSFKDYSTPPNFFKNKNVIFGYNGRGKSSLSNGIINTYKDSGASETSFRFFNADYVSNTLLLNDDDSLIKGVKISFSKNDADIAEKIVKIKSKIIDVHIDEKQCSKSRDLLREHIDKIHDSKKGKANIKRKQSKFTIEEILQQYKSDLDSALKINSNREYIKNFSADIKKLENDRNKIINAELPNLNITKIPQDDLDFLEKSLNKQYPLTDDMPTTSEVIKWLEKGIELHNKAESKCKFCHNTLNLQDVKNRIKTYQQNSKRKDISRLEKIKDTLSDNKELVTQAKSKKMTLTIIEMGQDEINRLFSFKQLHDIDTIIEKIDEKISNMNLSISLKNHILDFETEVEQVNSTITKTRNDKINEINITISNVEKLAKGSIAIAIEDSDIQKNLEEIQESEKKIESTKESNKKYNEEIRKLEESQSEYKDFMEFLNEILTSLGIQIELILENNNYYLKHSLDNINLSISNISEGEKNLLALLYFYFELYKDSEQKELKDDLELVVIDDPISSLDETNRFYVLEMMKKILSEDNIQLFLLTHSWDDFCQITYGIKVNNDKYGLFEVFKNPDKDFHSEIRTCQQNITPYKKLFLEIYQLKDKKTNELDSCDTYHAANSMRRIFEEFLYFKKPGLLPQRNNQNEIQEIYQNATGKEVGNNFKRRLGALLTFINVLSHRPIKSEEIIENSKTLMRFIEDIDKVHFDEMKR
- a CDS encoding IS30 family transposase codes for the protein MSTTDCTTKRSYTHLTAGQRGKIQAWLSDGHSMAEIARRIGVHRSSISREIKRGSVQQVKKVNGKLVYFQDYFDETAQNLAEKRREAVYCLKLEKVSESFLTAFTEAMLAKPRIHSVDTFIHAYKQDNPDELVPSTKTMYTYIHQGLLAVKPIDLPRAMRLKPKVKKRTSTKKHLGTSIEERLEEINNRSEFGHWEIDSVLGLKTAGEPSILTLVERKTRYAITVYLAGKKAEYVNEAVSQLLKEYPIKSITAESLATTTSAINQRPRRLLGYQSAKTLLGIAQAA